A region from the Kribbella shirazensis genome encodes:
- a CDS encoding SMP-30/gluconolactonase/LRE family protein, producing the protein MSEPKLLVDNLGMPESARWHDGRLWFCNWIEQQVVAVDADGKAEYSDVPVGRLMGWSIDWTPDGRLLTTGDKLRRYEPDGSVTVLAEQGANELVVDARGNIYLNGADFDFAGGEAPKPGWIKLVTPDGAVRQVADDIQFPNGMVLTPDGRTLVIAESFAGRLTAFDVGPDGGLSNRRVVAGNLGPDGICLDAEGAIWVQTGGAGAVRVTEGGEILQRVELPFEDRAPFALTVVDFDGPTLCLLTAEWRMSDSITDNIQRLINGPRTGRVYTIPVAVPPVDR; encoded by the coding sequence ATGTCCGAACCGAAGCTTCTGGTCGACAACCTGGGGATGCCGGAGTCGGCCCGCTGGCACGACGGCCGGCTGTGGTTCTGCAACTGGATCGAGCAGCAGGTGGTCGCGGTCGACGCGGACGGGAAGGCGGAGTACTCCGACGTACCGGTCGGGCGCTTGATGGGGTGGTCCATCGACTGGACGCCGGACGGCCGCCTGCTGACCACCGGCGACAAGCTGCGGCGGTACGAGCCGGACGGATCGGTGACCGTGCTCGCCGAGCAGGGCGCGAACGAGCTGGTGGTGGATGCCCGGGGCAACATTTATCTGAACGGAGCGGACTTCGACTTCGCCGGTGGTGAGGCGCCGAAACCCGGCTGGATCAAGCTCGTCACGCCCGACGGCGCGGTCCGGCAGGTCGCGGACGACATCCAGTTCCCGAACGGGATGGTGCTCACGCCGGACGGCCGGACGCTGGTGATCGCGGAGTCGTTCGCGGGGCGGCTGACCGCGTTCGACGTCGGGCCGGACGGCGGGCTGTCGAACCGCCGGGTGGTCGCCGGGAACCTCGGCCCGGACGGGATCTGCCTGGACGCCGAGGGCGCGATCTGGGTGCAGACCGGCGGCGCCGGCGCGGTTCGCGTCACCGAGGGCGGCGAGATCCTGCAGCGCGTCGAGCTCCCGTTCGAGGACCGCGCGCCGTTCGCGTTGACGGTCGTCGACTTCGACGGCCCGACGCTGTGCCTGCTGACCGCGGAATGGCGGATGAGCGACAGCATCACCGACAACATCCAGCGCCTGATCAACGGCCCGCGGACCGGTCGGGTGTACACGATTCCGGTCGCCGTACCGCCGGTTGATCGGTAG